A single window of Cryptococcus neoformans var. neoformans JEC21 chromosome 3 sequence DNA harbors:
- a CDS encoding ATP-binding cassette (ABC) transporter, putative yields the protein MVVQDLAQSVFSSVSESLVEVAKNKNKNPPPPLILRHSLFFLPLFVSISALVLLLSWAVPKAYTFIRTKLYRQSYQPLLINDEELDVETEAVEVTPIPPSMPSGGLLADFKAHVRSMKEFGSVLFGLEILRTLCLCALLGLSIYATILAESPEEHQTVYEDGTVEDMAKQWGRKKNKKKKGKHSKSTVDDYSSLEWGEFGVSGFYLYTLIFSLLLLTLRPATRLRRHIITHLDSLLLLAFAVYAYRDIWPLFTFNLDPADINTPVTWARVAILTVSAVLIPLVRPRTYVPVDPENPSPPGEIHPEQTSPLLFYMFFEYMTGLVWKAWKTPALPYEDLHPLADYDRAEYLYKQHMDKLDPVRRKEKGLKPRNLVLSLASVFKKEIVMVSLMSALSAIFELSGSVGINQLLDYLEKDGKGHSLRPIVWIIFLFLGPTFGSLTMQFYIFTTTRSLVRSEALLTQLLFDHALRLRMKDQVDDDREKEVDSMTNGEGSAPLITVEDVEEVIDHAPGAPGEFHDRFDNETEEESTAQGNGKRKSAPQSTDATEVGSANGSNKDAAVDRKAAADEEARKSKGQGLAGKINVLMAADIESVIEGRDLALIFVYTPVQFVLCVVLLYRILSWSSLIGMLTMFITLPLPGLLTKLNAQFQQKRMLATDSRIDTITESINALRIIKMFGWEDRIKERVAAKREEELTLIWQRRLMNLFTTLLNTVLPVLTMTVTFAVYTTIQKQQLTAAKVFTSMTVFELVKGQLGMCFYLINSVVTAWVSVRRLDKFLHESEMIDEYSEGKLATIKPPEQLEAEQEGLIRIHNATFTWGSELYTSTEIPFRLSIEDTTFKKGKINLITGPTGSGKSSFLKALIGELHFEQKQGAFYHLPREDGVSYAAQESWCTSDSVRDNILFGEPFEESRYWKVISACGLEPDLKLFDDGDLTEVGEKGITLSGGQKARLTLARAIYSKTAVVLLDDIFSALDTLTSRWIIDNLLSGDLVKDRTILLITHHIHLAAPVADFIITLNEDGSVRSQGSIKEGTLDASELQEAEEAEEQELKEAKQGEKKVEEKPTTKLIQAEEKSEGRISRKALFAFFRTFGGPIFWFLYFGLLVGGQAMSSFETYWLGRWARAYDQAEDPRKVSVTFYLGLYFVFVLIGLVQLAASAIIFYMGAVKASREVHKRLVNTIFGAYMRFLDSTPVGRIISRFTKDMKSVDGSFTETFANVADVTVGLALKIIVVISLVPLFSLPAVFIGCLGGILGEMYIHGQLSVKREMSNAKSPLFSHFSAAFNGIVSIRAYGAQQKVRKEAQRRADKYTRAATAFYNLNRWVTIRLDMLGGLFAASLAAFLVYGPRLDASTSGFALSQAISFSSMILWWVRMVNEMEVQGNSVERIQDYLVIPQEPAFEESKQPPAAWPTSGEIVLDHLSAKYSNDGPLVLDNLNLTIKSGEKVGIVGRTGSGKSTLALALLRMLPTTGKVLIDGVDTGKINLHALRSNVTIIPQDPILLSGSLRFNLDPFGEHDDYELNDALQQSGLGATRQPGGIGAATPQRLTLDTHISAGGGNLSQGQRQLVALARALVRNSKVLILDEATASVDFDTDTLIQKSIRDLPSSCTVLTVAHRLSTIMDYDRVLVLGAGKVLEFDAPETLKKNSDSYFGKLCQAMEGKSSDER from the exons ATGGTTGTGCAAGATCTTGCACAGTCCGTCTTCTCATCTGTCTCGGAGTCTCTCGTAGAGGTTGcaaagaacaagaacaaaaaTCC CCCACCACCATTAATCTTGCGGCATAGTTtattctttctccctctctttgTGTCAATCTCAGCACTTGtactccttctctcttggGCGGTCCCTAAAGCGTACACCTTTATTCGCACAAAACTCTACAGACAATCTTATCAACCTTTGCTCATCAATGACGAAGAACTAGATGTTGAAACAGAAGCTGTGGAAGTGACTCCCATTCCCCCCTCTATGCCGTCCGGCGGTCTTCTTGCCGACTTCAAAGCGCATGTTAGATCTATGAAAGAGTTTGGTTCTGTGCTGTTCGGCCTGGAGATTTTGCGAACCTTATGTCTGTGTGCTCTTTTGGGTCTCAGTATATATGCCACAATCTTGGCCGAATCACCAGAGGAACATCAGACTGTGTATGAAGACGGAACTGTCGAAGATATGGCCAAGCAATGGGGCaggaaaaaaaacaagaagaagaagggcaagcaCTCCAAGTCTACTGTGGATGATTACTCTAGCTTGGAATGGGGAGAGTTTGGCGTTTCCGGATTCTAC CTCTAtactctcatcttctctttacTTCTGCTGACGCTACGCCCGGCAACCCGTCTTCGAAGACATATCATTACCCACCTTGactctcttctcttgcttGCTTTTGCTGTGTACGCCTATCGTGACATTTGGCCACTTTTCACCTTCAACCTCGACCCTGCGGACATCAACACTCCTGTCACTTGGGCTCGTGTTGCTATTCTCACAGTGTCGGCAGTGCTCATCCCTCTTGTGCGACCGAGAACTTATGTCCCTGTTGATCCCGAGAATCCTTCGCCCCCGGGAGAGATTCATCCTGAGCAGACTTCCCCCTTGCTGTTCTACATGTTCTTCGAATACATGACAGGATTGGTCTGGAAAGCTTGGAAAACACCAGCCCTTCCTTATGAAGATTTACACCCTTTGGCCGATTATGACCGGGCGGAATATCTGTACAAG CAACATATGGATAAGCTTGATCCTGTCCGacgaaaggaaaaaggtcTCAAGCCTCGAAACTTAGTTCTCAGTTTGGCGTCAGTGTTTAAGAAGGAGATCGTGATGGTTTCTCTCATGTCAGCCTTGTCCGCGATCTTTGAACTTTCTGGCTCTGTTGGTATCAACCAGTTGCTTGACTATTTGGAAAAGGACGGCAAAGGCCATAGTCTTCGTCCAATCGTTTGGAtcattttcctcttcctcgggCCCACCTTCGGCTCTCTTACAATGCAATTCTACATCTTCACTACCACTAGGTCCCTCGTTCGGAGCGAGGCTCTTCTTACCCAGTTACTCTTCGATCATGCCCTTCGACTGAGAATGAAAGACCAGGTGGATGACGAtcgggagaaagaagtGGATAGCATGACGAATGGCGAAGGCTCAGCCCCGTTGATCACggtggaagatgtggaagaagttATTGATCATGCTCCTGGAGCTCCAGGAGAGTTCCACGATAGGTTCGATAACgagacggaggaggaaagtaCTGCACAAGGTAATGGCAAGCGAAAATCGGCTCCTCAGTCGACCGATGCTACAGAAGTTGGTAGTGCCAACGGTTCTAATAAGGACGCCGCTGTCGATAGGAAAGCTGCTGCCGATGAagaggcgaggaagagcaagggTCAAGGGTTGGCGGGAAAGATCAATGTGCTTATGGCTGCGGACATCGAGTCAGTCATTGAAG GACGTGACCTTGCCTTAATCTTCGTTTACACCCCTGTTCAGTTTGTTCTTTGTGTCGTCCTGCTCTATCGCATCCTTAGCTGGA GTTCTCTCATTGGGATGTTGACGATGTTCatcactcttcctctgcccgGTCTACTCACTAAACTCAATGCCCAATTCCAGCAGAAGCGAATGCTCGCGACTGATTCCCGTATCGATACGATTACTGAGTCTATCAACGCTCTGAGAATCATCAAGATGTTCGGTTGGGAAGACAGAATCAAGGAGCGTGTGGCTGccaagagggaggaagaattgACCTTAATATGGCAAAGGCGATTGATGAACCT TTTCACCACACTTTTGAACACTGTGTTGCCTGTTCTTACTATGACCGTTACTTTTGCTGTTTACACCACTATCCAGAAGCAGCAGTTGACAGCTGCAAAAG TGTTTACCAGTATGACGGTGTTCGAACTAGTAAAGGGTCAATTGGGAATG TGTTTCTATCTCATCAACTCTGTCGTCACTGCTTGGGTGTCTGTTCGACGGTTGGACAAGTTCCTACACGAG AGtgagatgattgatgaaTATTCTGAGGGCAAGCTGGCAACCATCAAGCCTCCGGAGCAATTAGAAGCGGAGCAGGAAGGACTTATCCGAATTCACAACGCCACGTTCACTTGGGGTAGTGAGCTCTATACCTCCACCGAAATTCCTTTCAGGTTGAGCATTGAAGACACGACTttcaagaagggcaagattaATTTGATCACTGGGCCTACAGGTAGTGGCAAGAGTTCATTCTTGAAG GCTTTGATCGGAGAACTTCATTTCGAACAGAAGCAGGGCGCCTTTTACCACCTTCCACGTGAGGATGGAGTGTCGTACGCTGCTCAGGAAAGTTGGTGTACCTCCGACTCTGTTCGGGACAACATTCTTTTCGGCGAACCTTTTGAGGAATCCAGGTACTGGAAAGTTATCAGCGCTTGTGGTCTTGAGCCTGATTTGAAGCTGTTCGATGATGGCGACTTAACGGAAGTTGGCGAGAAAGGCATTACCCTCAGTGGTGGTCAAAAAGCGAGGCTCACTTTGGCTAGGGCGATATATTCCAAGACTGCGGTCGTCTTACTTGATG ACATTTTCTCTGCATTAGACACCCTTACGTCCAGATGGATCATCGACAATCTTTTGAGTGGTGACCTCGTCAAGGACAGGACTATTTTGCTTATC ACTCATCACATTCATCTTGCCGCTCCGGTGGCCGATTTCATCATCACGCTCAATGAAGATGGCAGTGTTCGCAGCCAGGGCTCTATCAAGGAGGGTACCCTCGACGCAAGCGAACTTCAAGAAGCCGAAGAGGCCGAGGAACAGGAGCTCAAAGAGGCCAAGcaaggggagaagaaggttgaagagaagCCTACCACTAAACTTATTCAGGCTGAAGAAAAaagcgaaggaagaatttCCAGGAAAGCATTGTTCGCATTCTTCAG AACATTCGGTGGTCCCATCTTCTGGTTCCTCTACTTTGGTCTTCTTGTCGGCGGCCAGGCCATGTCGTCCTTTGAAACATACTGGCTGGGTCGTTGGGCCCGAGCTTACGATCAAGCAGAGGATCCAAGAAAGGTCTCTGTGACGTTTTATCTAGGCTTGTATTTTGTCTTCGTTCTCATCGGTCTCGTGCAGCTTGCAGCTTCAGCCATTATTTTCTATATGGGTGCCGTGAAGGCGTCGCGAGAGGTTCACAAGCGTTTGGTGAACACAATATTTGGCGCCTATATGAGGTTTTTGGATTCGACTCCGGTTGGAAGGATTATCAGTCGTTTCACTAAGGATATGAAGTCCGTTGACGGCTCTTTCACCGAA ACTTTTGCAAACGTTGCCGATGTGACCGTTGGATTGGCACTGAAGATTATTGTTGTCATTTCGCTTGTCCCATTGttctctcttcctgcgGTC TTCATTGGTTGTCTGGGCGGTATTTTGGGTGAGATGTACATTCATGGCCAACTCAGCGTGAAG CGAGAGATGTCTAATGCCAAGAGCCCCTTGTTCTCGCATTTCTCTGCCGCCTTCAATGGTATCGTGTCCATCAGAGCTTACGGGGCCCAGCAGAAGGTCAGAAAGGAAGCCCAGAGGAGAGCTGACAAGTATACTAGAGCAGCAACTGCT TT CTACAATCTTAATCGTTGGGTAACCATTCGACTTGACATGCTTGGCGGCTTGTTCGCAGCTTCGCTCGCTGCCTTCTTGGTATATGGCCCTAGGCTCGACGCGTCTACCTCTGGCTTCGCTCTTTCTCAAGCCATttcattctcatccatGATTCTC TGGTGGGTCAGGATGGTCAACGAGATGGAAGTTCAAGGAAACTCTGTCGAA CGTATTCAAGACTATTTAGTCATCCCTCAAGAACCCGCTTTTGAAGAGTCCAAGCAACCTCCCGCAGCTTGGCCTACATCCGGAGAGATTGTTCTTGATCATCTTTCTGCCAAATACTCTAATGATGGGCCGCTCGTCCTTGACAACCTTAATCTTACGATCAAAAGCGGCGAGAAGGTTGGCATCGTGGGAAGGACTGGTAGTGGCAAGTCGACCCTTGCCTTAGCtttgttgaggatgttgcCCACAACTGGAAAGGTTTTGATCGATGGAGTCGATACGGGAAAGATCAACTTGCATGCGTTGAGGTCAAATGTGACCATCATCCCTCAAGATCCT ATCCTGCTTTCAGGCAGCCTCCGTTTCAATCTTGATCCCTTTGGCGAACATGACGATTACGAGCTCAACGATGCTCTTCAACAGTCTGGCCTTGGTGCTACCCGCCAGCCTGGTGGTATTGGCGCGGCTACACCTCAGCGATTAACCCTCGACACCCATATTTCcgctggtggtggtaaCTTGAGTCAAGGCCAGAGGCAGCTTGTGGCGTTGGCGAGAGCTCTGGTGAGAAATAGCAAGGTCCTCATACTTGATGAG GCGACAGCGTCTGTTGACTTTGACACGGACACACTAATTCAAAAGTCTATTCGCGACCTGCCTTCCTCGTGCACTGTCCTTACAGTCGCCCACCGGCTTTCAACCATCATGGACTATGACCGAGTCCTCGTCTTAGGAGCGGGAAAAGTGTTGGAATTTGATGCGCCCGAAACATTGAAAAAGAATAGCGATAGCTACTTTGGAAAGTTGTGTCAGGCgatggaggggaagagtaGCGACGAGCGTTGA
- a CDS encoding glutamate dehydrogenase (NADP+), putative has product MSNYPSEPEFQQAVAEITQTLEPFLAKNPEYRRALDVVQVPERIVQFRVTWERDDGTIAINRGYRVQFNSALGPYKGGLRLHPTVNLSILKFLGFEQIFKNALTGLMMGGGKGGSDFDPKGKTDSEIRRFCYAFMQELSRHIGTDTDVPAGDIGTGGREIGFMFGAYKKYRNENAGILTGKGADWGGSHIRPEATGYGLVYYVTEMLRDLDNTDWKGKRVLISGAGNVAQYAALKVIELGGTVLSLSDSTGALVATGDEGFTPEEIMNIADIKLQRKSLTAFATGSKFQWHEGKRPWTLVSNADIALPSASQNELNDEEAKALIKAGVRYVAEGSNMGCTLDAIKIFEESRTAAKNATDAGVCFYAPGKAANCGGVAVSGLEMAQNSQRLKWTHEEVDAKLKAIMINCYQTCWETGKQYAEAGVVPSLVAGANIAGFVKVANAMREQGDWW; this is encoded by the exons ATGTCCAACTACCCCTCTGAGCCCGAATTCCAACAG GCCGTCGCCGAGATCACTCAGACTCTTGAGCCT TTCCTTGCCAAGAACCCCGAGTACCGACGAGCGCTCGACGTGGTTCAGGTCCCCGAGCGAATCGTGCAATTCCGAGTTACATGGGAGCGTGACGACGGTACCATCGCCATCAACAGGGGTTACCGAGTCCAA TTCAACTCTGCTCTCGGTCCTTACAAGGGTGGTCTCCGTCTCCACCCCACCGTCAACCTCTCTATCCTCAAATT CCTTGGTTTCGAGCAGATTTTCAAGAACGCTCTCACTGGTCTCATGatgggtggtggtaagggtGGTTCCGACTTTGACCCCAAGGGCAAAACCGACAGCGAAATCCGACGATTCTGCTATGCCTTCATGCAGGAGCTCTCTCGACACATCGGTACCGACACTGATGTCCCTGCTGGTGACATCGGTACTGGTGGACGTGAGATTGGCTTCATGTTCGGTGCATACAAGAAGTACAGGAACGAGAACGCTGGTATCCTTACTGGTAAGGGTGCTGACTGGGGAGGTTCCCACATCCGTCCCGAGGCCACTGG TTACGGTCTCGTCTACTACGTCACTGAAATGCTCCGTGACCTCGACAACACCGACTGGAAAGGCAAGCGAGTCCTTATCTCCGGTGCCGGTAACGTCGCCCAGTACGCTGCTCTCAAGGTTATTGAGCTCGGTGGTACcgtcctctctctctccgaTTCCACTGGTGCTCTCGTCGCCACTGGTGATGAGGGCTTCACTCCTGAGGAGATCATGAACATTGCCGACATCAAGCTCCAGCGAAAGAGCTTGACTGCCTTCGCCACTGGCTCCAAATTCCAATGGCACGAGGGCAAGAGGCCCTGGACCCTTGTCAGCAACGCCGATatcgctcttccttctgcttcccAGAACGAGCTTAACGACGAGGAGGCTAAGGCCCTCATCAAGGCCGGTGTCCGCTACGTTGCTGAAGGCTCCAATAT GGGCTGCACTCTTGACGCCATTAAGATCTTCGAAGAGTCCCGAACTGCGGCCAAGAACGCCACCGACGCCGGTGTCTGCTTCTACGCTCCTGGTAAGGCTGCCAACTGTGGTGGTGTTGCCGTTTCCGGCCTTGAAATGGCCCAGAACTCCCAACGT CTCAAGTGGACTCACGAGGAGGTCGACGCCAAGCTCAAGGCCATCATGATCAACTGCTACCAGACCTGTTGGGAGACCGGCAAGCAATACGCTGAGGCTGGTGTTGTTCCTTCCTTGGTCGCCGGTGCCAACATCGCTGGTTTCGTCAAGGTTGCCAACGCCATGCGCGAACAGGGTGACTGGTGGTAA